The genomic stretch ACTTCCAGCGTCGAGGCGCGGGCCATGCGCAGCAGCACGCCCATCTCGTGCATGACGAGGGTCGCCACCGGCATGATGATGTAGATCAGCCCCTCGGTGAAATTGTCGCGCAGCGACACATAGCCGAGCACCGGCAGCCAGCCGAGCTTCAGGCCGAACAGAAGGAGAAGCAGCAGGCCGAGCCAGAAGGTCGGTATAGAGAGAAGCAGCGTCGCCGTTCCGACAAGAGCGAGGTCCGTCACCGAATTCTGCCGCCACGCGGCGATGATCCCGGCGGGCACGGCGAGAATGGCGGCCAGCACCACCGCGATCAGCACGATCTCGCCGCTGATGACGAAGCGCGCGGCGACGAGCGGCAGCACCGGCTCGTCATTGACGATCGAGCGGCCGAGATCGCCGGAGAGCGCGTTTTCGCTCCAGATCAGGAATTGCTGCGGGAGCGGCTTGTCGAGACCGAGTTCCGTCTGCAGTTCGGCGATCTGCCTGTCATCGGCCATGTCGCCGAGCATCAGGGCTGCCGGATCGCCGGGAATGAGACGGATCAGCCCGAACACGGCAATCGAAACGATGATCACCGTCGGTATCGCCATCGCGACGCGATGGAGGAAGAATCTCAGCATCGGAACCCCTCTGAGACCTGCCTTTTGCGGCGGCAGGCTTGCTTATTGACAAAAGTATGACAAAGCCAAAAACTTGCCGCAATACTATGAATTTTTTCATAGTTATATGCAGCCGCGCGCACCGTCCATCGGCACGTTCCGGCGAGAAAACCGGCAGCGCGGAACGTCTAGCGCATCGGCCCGAAAATCGGAATCGATTTTCGGAAAGCACGATGCGTAGATTCAATAGGTTAGAGCGTCCTTTGTGCGTCCGAATGGACGCACGGCGCTCTAGTCGTCCACCTGCGAGCGCTCGATCTGGCGCTTCAGCGCCGCCATCAGCCCTTTGGCGGCAAGCGACATCGGCACGCCCTCGGCCGACGCGATCCCGAAGCGCTGCGTCAGCTTCGGCTCGAAGACCCGCTGCACCACGGGCAGGTGCCTGTAGAGATTGGCATAGAAACTGCTGGCAAGCGCGATCCCCAGCCCCTCGGCGGCATAGGCGCAGGCGGAGGAGTTGGAATGGGTTTCGATGCGCACGTCTGGGCGGACGGCCTCGTTCTGCAACAGCCGGTCGAGCATCACCCGGTGGGCGCGCAGCCGGCCGAGCATGATCAGCGGCTCGCCGCGCAGGTCCTCGGGCCGGATGACATCGCGCGCGGCCAGCCGGTGGTCGCGGTGCATGACGGCGACGCTGCGGCCCTCGGCGACGATCTCGAGGCGAATGCCCGGTCCGATTTCGCCCTCATGGCGCAGAAAGCCGAAATCGATCACCCGCTGGTCGATCATCCGCTGGATGGTCATGGTTGTCTCGAAGAAGGTCTCGACCCTGACGCCGGGAAAGCCGTCCCGGTAGTCCTTCAGCATGGCGGGGGCGAAGTTCTCCCACATGCTGCTGGGCAGGCCGATGCGGACGACCTCCGTCTCCGACGCGCCGGTGCGGATTTCATCGGCAATCTGGCTGAAACGGGCCAGGTTGAGAAGCACGGTCTTCGCCTCCTCTTCCAGCGTCCGCGCCTCGGGCGTCGGCACCAGCCGCCCCTTGACGCGCTGAAACAGCGTCAGGTCGAGATCGGATTCGAGCTGCTGGATGAGACGGCTGACGCCCGACTGGCTGAGACCGGTGCTCCTGGCCGCGCTCATCGTCGAACCGGTCGAGAGCACCGCACGGAAGACTTCGAGCTGCTTGATGTTCATGCGATGTCGTCTCTCGGCGCGTTAATCTGCCGTCGGAAGGTTAAGCCATCCGCGCCGCGCTGTCATGCGGCAGGCGGGACGATGACCCGAGGCCGAAATCGCGGTCCCTGCAGCCAGCGGCCGCGCGCCGAAACAAAAAGAAGGTGGGAACCTGGAGCGGGTAGCGGGAATCGAACCCGCATATTCAGCTTGGAAGGCTGCTGCTCTACCATTGAGCTATACCCGCGCAAACGTCAGGCGCCGGTGGTGGAGGAGGTTGGATTCGAACCAACGTAGACTAAGTCAACGGATTTACAGTCCGTCCGTTTTAACCACTCACGCACTCCTCCAGTACCAGCCTGGACGGCAGTCATGCCTTGGATCGTTCGCCGCTGCCCGTTGGCTTTGGCGATGTCGATCTGCGCCGCGTATATGACCGGCCCGCCCCGCTCTGTCAACACGGCGCGGCAGAAAAAAATGACAGAAAAATCACAGCCGCATGCCGGACCGCGCGCTTTCCCCGTTCTTGCGCCGGAATGGCCTAGCCTCCCGCCGCGGCGGGCCTTATAACGGGCGCATGAGCAAAAAAGATGACCAGAACGGCTCCCCCAGGGACGCCCATTACGCCAAGCTCCGACGCGCCCACCGCGACAACAAGCGTGCGCGCGGCGATCTGCCCCCTGCCCCGGCCCGACAGGGCAAGCGCGGACCGGCCGACCCGCTGCCCGTCAGCGGCGACGAGGTGCTGCTTTACGGCCTGCACACCGTCCGCGCGGCGATCGAGAACCCCGAGCGCAAGCTGATCTCGCTGAAGGTGACGCAGAACGCCCTTGCCCGGCTGACCGACGGGCTGGCGCTGCCGGAGAGCCTCCCCGTCGAGATCGTGCGCCCGCGCGAGATCGACGATATTCTCGGCGAGGACGCCATCCATCAGGGGGTGATGCTGAAGACGCTGGTGCTTCCCGTGCGCCGTCTCGATGCGCTGAATGACAGCCCGCTGCTGCTCGTGCTCGATCAGGTGACCGATCCGCACAATGTCGGCGCGATCCTGCGTTCGGCCGTCGCCTTTTCCGCCGGCGCGGTGATCACCACCATGCGCCATAGCCCGGCCGAATCGGGCGTGCTCGCCAAATCGGCCTCCGGCGCGCTGGAGCATATCCCCTATATCCAGATCACCAATCTCGCCAAGGCGCTCGATGAACTGCACGCCATGGGCTTTGCCTCGATCGGGCTTGATTCGGAGGGGCCCGCCCCGCTTGAGGAAACCTTTGCCGGCGGCAAGGTCGCGCTGGTGCTGGGCGCGGAAGGCAAGGGGCTTCGCCAGAAGACCCGGGAAACGGTGACGGCGCTCGCCCGCCTCGACATGCCGGGCGTCATCAAATCGCTCAACGTCTCCAACGCCTCGGCGATCGCGCTCTATGCCGCCCGCCAGCATCTGGGAAAGACGCCCAAAAGCTGAAAAATGCGGCCCGAGCGGCAACAAACCGGCCGCGGCAAGCGTTAAGAGCGTCGGGCGGCGCATGCACGCCGGCCGGCAATCCGGAAGCACGATGGCTTGAAAGGTCCGACCATGAAAATCGTCTTTACCGATCTCGACGGCACGCTTCTCGACCACGAAACCTATTCGCTGGAGCCGGCGCGGCCCGCGCTCGACGCGCTGAAGGGCCGCGGCATCCCGATCATCCTCGCCAGCAGCAAGACGGAGGCGGAGATGCGGCCCATCGCCGCGGATATCGGCATCGAAGACCCGATGATCGTGGAAAATGGCGCGGGGATCGTCGGACTGCCGGATGCGAAGGGCGGCGAGGCTGAAGCCTATCGGCGGCTGCGCGCGGCGCTTGAAGCGATGCCGCCCGCGCTCAGGCAGAAATTCCGGGGTTTTGGAGACTGGAGCGATGAAGAGGTAGCGGAGAAAACCGGCATGCGGCTCGAGGCAGCCCGGCTCGCCCGAAAGCGTCAGTTCTCCGAACCGGGGCTCTGGTCCGGCAGCGAGGAGGAACGGGAGGAATTCCGGGCGCTCCTGGCAAAGAGCGGCTTTCGGGCCGTGCAGGGCGGCCGGTTCTTCACGCTGATGCCGGAGACATCCAAGGCCGATGCGATGCGCAAGGTCGCGGACTTCTACCGCAGCAAGACGGGGGAAGCGGTCTTCACGATCGCGCTCGGCGATGCGCCGAATGATGCGGCAATGCTGGAAGCCGCGGACAAGGGCGTCATCATCGCCAACCCCGCCCATGCCCCGCTTGCCGAAACGGCCCGCGAACGCGAGGGCCGCATCATCCGCTCGGACAAGGCCGGTCCTTCGGGCTGGAACGACATGATATTGCAATTATTGGCACAATATAGTTGGTAGGTAAGGCCCCTCCCCTTCGGCCGTCCGCTTCCGGAACCTGCCGCAACAAAAACATCAGGAGCGCCCGCAATGGCTGATTTTCATCAAAATGGCGTTGTCGCAACGCTGCACAATCTGCGCGAGCGTTCGCTGCACCGGGTCGAGCGCGAACTGACCAGCTTCTCGGCAACCCGGCCGATCACCCTGATCCTGCCCTCGCTCTTCTCCGAGCTCGAGGCCGAGGCGCTGGACAACATCGTCAACCATCTGACGGAAGTGCCCTATATCTCCAACATCGTCATCGGCCTCGACCAGGCGGACGAGGAGCAGTACCGCTACGCGCTGAAATATTTCAGCCGCCTGCCGCAGAACCACGCCGTGCTCTGGAATGACGGACCGCGGATGCAGGCCGTCCACAACCGTCTCGGCGATGCGGCGCTTGCGCCGCAGGAGCCCGGCAAGGGCCGCAATGTCTGGTACTGTATCGGCTATGTGCTCGGCGCGCGCAATTCCTCCGTGGTGGCGCTGCATGACTGCGACATCGTCACCTATTCGCGCGAGATGCTGGCGCGCCTCGTCTATCCGGTCACCAATCCGGCCTTCCCGTACGTCTTCTCCAAGGGCTATTACCCGCGCATCGCCGACGGCTCGCTCAACGGCCGCGTCACCCGGCTTCTCGTCACGCCGCTTCTCCTGAGCCTCGAGAAGACCATCGGTCACCAGCCCTATCTCGATTACCTGAAGGCGTTCCGCTATCCGCTCGCCGGCGAATTCGCCATGCGCACCCATATCCTGCCCGATATCCGCATTCCCTGGGACTGGGGGCTGGAAATCGGCGTTCTCTCGGAACTGTGGCGCAATTATTCCAACGCCGCGATCTGCCAGGTCGATATTGCCGACGCCTATGACCACAAGCATCAGCCGCTGTCGCCGGAAGATGCCAGGAAGGGCCTGTCGCGCATGTCCACGGATATCTGCAAGGCGGTTTTCCGCAAGCTGGCGACCGACGGCGTAACCTTCTCGCAGGAAACGCTCAGGACCGTGAAGGCCTCCTATTTCCGCACGGCGCTCGATCTGGTCGAGATCTATCACAATGACGCCCGCATGAACGGGCTTTCGACGGATCGCCATAAGGAAGAGCAGGCCGTCGAACTCTTCGCCACCAATCTGATCGAGGCCGGCAATTCCTTCCTCGAGGAGCCCGACGCCACGCCGCTGATGCCGCGCTGGAACCGCGTCCTGAGCGCCCTGCCCGACATTCTCGACGAAATGCAGGCCGCCGTCGCCGCCGATATGGCGGAATACGGCTAGAGCGCCGTGCATCCATTCGGATGCACAAAGGACGCTCTAACCTATTGAATCTACGCATCGTGCTTTCCGAAAATCGATTCCGATTTTCGGGCCGATGCTGTAAGCCGCCGAGACGCCGCCGGATGATGAACCGGCCGGCAGGCGCAGCGGCTGGCCCCGCAAATTCCTTCAGCTTCCCTGAAGGCCGCCGGACGCATGCGCGGATGACGCCCGGAAGCGAACCGCCATCCTCGCATGCGCCGGTCGGGCGCCCTTCGGCCCGCCGCGTTCAGCCGCCGAAGCGTGGTTCGGGCAGGCCCTTGACCCCGAGCCCCGTGATCGCGAACAGGCTCCCGCGCAGAACGCCGTCGCCTGGAAAGCGCGGCAGCGGCGGCTTGGCCATCGAGGTGACGTAAAGCACATCGAGGTTCGGCCCGCCGAACTGCACGCTGGTCACCTTCTTCACCGGCATCTCGATCTCGCGGTCGAGCGTGCCGTCGGGCGCATAACGGCAGATTCGGCCGTCATAGACGAGCGCCAGCCAGTAATAGCCTTCGGCATCCACCGTCGCTCCGTCCGCAGCGCCGCCATTCGACGTATCAACCTTCGTGAAGGTCCGGCGGTTCGAAACGGCGCCCGTCCCGATATCGTAGTCATAGGCCCAGACCTCGCCGGTCCAGGTGTCGGTGAAATAGAAGGTCCTGTCATCCGGCGCGAAACAGGGGCCGTTCGAGCAGATGATGCCGTCGTCGACCTTGGTGACGCTGAAGTCCGGATCGACCCGGTAGAGCGCGCCTTTCGGCCCCTCTTCCATCATGTCCATGGAGCCGGCGAAGAACCGCCCCCTGCGGTCACATTTGCCGTCATTGAGACGGGTGGTATCCATTCCCGGCTCGGGATCGTGCAGCAGCCGGCAGTCGCCGCTTTCGAAATCCAGCAGATGGAAGCCCTTGTCCAGCGACACGATGGCGCCGGAGCCGTCCTTGCGCAACGCCATGGATCCGATCTTGCCAGGCACGTCGAAGGCGCGCAGCTCGGTGCCTTCGGCGGTGCAACGGAATACCCGTCCGTCCATCGAATCGATGAAATAGAGCCGCTGGCTCTCCACATCCCAGACCGGGCCTTCGCCCAGCGTAGTCTTCACATCCAGCAGAATATCGATCTTCATAACCGTCTTCCTCCCTGTCAGAAATTCACCGCGTCGCCGCCCTTGAGCGCGAGCATCGCCCGGGCCTCGTCGGGCGTGGCGATCTCGAGCCCCAGTCCCTCGACGAGGGCGCGCGCCTTGGCGACCTGCTGGGCGTTGCTCTCCGCCAGCCTGCCGCGGGCAATCCAGATGCTGTCCTCGAGCCCGACGCGGATATTGCCGCCCATGCTGACCGCCTGCGCGGCGATGCGGAACTGGTCCTTGCCGGCGCCCAGCACCGACCAGCGGAAATCGCTGCCGAACAGCCGGTCGGCGGTCCGTTTCATGTGCATCACGTCCTCCGGGTGGGTGCCGATGCCGCCCAGAAGCCCGAACACCGACTGCACGAAGAATGGCGGCTTCACCAGCCCGCGATCGGCGAAATGGGCGAGGTTGTAGAGATGCGAGATATCATAGCATTCGAACTCGAACCGCGTGCCGTTGCCGTAACAGGTCTCCAGCACATATTCGATATCCTTGAACGAGTTGCGGAACACAAGGTCGCGCGAGCCTTCCAGGTGCTCGCGCTCCCATTCGTGCTTGAACTCCTTGTATTTCGCCAACAGCGGAAAGAAGCCGAAATTCATCGACCCCATATTGAGCGAGGCGACCTCGGGCGACCACTTGGCCGCCGGTCTGGTGCGCTCGTCCACGGTCATGTAGGGCGAACCGCCGGTGGTGATGTTCACCACCGCGTTGGTCGACTGCTTGATGCGGCCGAGAAAGGGCGCGAAGGCTTCCGGCGACTGATCGGGCTTGCCGGTCTTCGGATCGCGCGCATGCAGGTGCAGGATCGCGGCCCCCGCCTCGGCGGCGCCGATGGCGGCCTCGGCGATCTCATCGGGGGTGATCGGCAGGTACTCCGACATGGTCGGGGTGTGGATGGCGCCGGTCACGGCGCAGGTGATGATCACTTTGTCGGGCATGGTCTCAGTCTCCGAGTTCGTCTGCGGCGCGCCGTTTGTGGGCGGCGAGCGCCATGAGCCGCCGGTCGCGCCAGGCTTGCCGGTCGGCGATGTTTTCTGCGGGAAGCGTTGCGCGGCGCTCCGCCTCGATGCGGTCCAGCACGGCGCCGCGCCAGTCGGCGGGGGGCTGTCCGGAGAGGCCGTCATAAATGCCGGCATAGCGTTCGACATATTGCCGCACGCCCTTAGGGGCGTTGAGGTCGATCGTCTCGAACGGGCCGATGAACGACCAGCGCAGGGCGAGGCCCTCGCTGAGGCCGATGTCGATGTCCTCGGCGCTGGCATAGCCGTCGGCAACCAGCCGGAAAGCCTCATGCAACAAGGCCCCCTGCATCCGGTTCATGACGAAGCCATCGATCTCCTTTTGCATGACGATGGGGCGCATTCCGGCCGCGCGCAGCATGGTCGCCGTGCGTTCGACCAGCGCCGGATCGGTCCATGGCGCGGGCACCAGCTCCGCCGCCGGGACAAGATAGGCGGGATTGATCGGATGGTTGACCATGACCCGGTGACGCCCCGCAAGCCCCTCGGAGATCGCCGAGGGCAGCAGGGCGGAAGACGACGAGGCCAGCACGGTTTCGGGTCCCGCGATCGCATCGAGCCGCGCGAAGATGGCGCGCTTCACGCCGATCTCCTCGAATGTGCTTTCCTGCACGTGTTCCGCCCCGTCCAGCGCCTCTTCGAGCGTGGCAACCGGGCGGATGCGCGAAAGCGCCTCCTCGGGGTCGCAATCGATGAGGCCGAGCCGCCCCAGCTCAGGCAGCATCTCTGCGGCAAAGGCGCGGGCGGCATGGGGCGCTTCGGCGTTCTCGTCCCAGAGCCGCACCGCGTGGCCGGCGCGGGCGAAGACAATGGACCAGGCGCGGCCGATCAGGCCGGCGCCGACGCAGGCGACGGGGGCGGTCATCACAGCGTCTCCACATTGCCGTCGACGGGGAAGCTCTGCCCCGACAGGTTGCGTCCGGTATCGGCGATCAGGAAGGCGGCCATATCGGCAACATCCTCCGGCGGGGTCATGCGCCGCAGCGAGACGTTGGACAGGTAGCGCTCGGTCATCGCCTCGTGGCTGAGGCCGGTCTGCTCGGCGCGGGCGGCGATCACCTTTTCGATGCGCGGTCCGGCGATGATGCCGGGCAGGATGGCATTGGCGCGGATATTGTCCGGACCCAGCTCCTTGGCAAGGCTCTGGGTGAAACCCACGACGCCCCACTTGGCAGAGGCGTAGGGCGTGCGGAAGGCATAGCCGAACTTGCCCGCAGAAGACGAGATATTGACGATGGCGCCGCCGCCCGCCGCGCGCAGCATCGGCACCGCATAATGGGTGCAGAGGAACTGCCCGGTGAGGCAGATATCGATGCAGCGTCGCCAGTCGGCGGTCGATATCGTATCGACGCCGCCGGTCGGGCCGGCGATCCCGGCATTGTTGACCAGCGCATCGAGCCCGCCCATGCGGGTTTCGATGGCCTTGAAGAATGCCGCGACCTCGGCCTCGGCCGAGACGTCGGCCAGCATCGCGACCTCGGCGCCAAGCGCGGCGGTGGCAGCCTCCAGCGCGGCGGGGTCCACGTCGCAGATCGCAAGGCGGGCGCCCTGGCGGGCAAGCTCGCGCGCGATGCAAAGCCCGATGCCGCCCGCGCCGGCGCTGATCGCGATGCGTTTTCCGGCAAGGCCGGGCAAAATCATGCGAGGGGTGTCGTTCATGGCAATCTCCTTCATTCGCGCAGGGCGATAACGGCCATCAGGATGACGAGGCCGAAGAACACGGATCGGAAGGCAAAGGGCAGCGAAGTGCCCGCAAGCAGCGTCTGCATCGCGGTGAGCAGCAGCGCGCCGCCCAGCATGCCGGCATAGTGTCCGCGCCCGCCGGTGATCAGCGCGCCGCCGACCACCACCACGGCGATCGAGGGCAGCAGGTAGTCGTCGCCCATGCCCAGGCTCGCCTGTCCGGAGAACCCGGCGAGCAGGACGCCCACCAGCGCGGCGCAGAGCGCCGAGAGGATATAGACCGAGACGATCACCCGCCCGGTGCTGACGCCCGAGAGACGCGCGGCGAGCGCGCTGTTGCCGACGGCGTAGACGCGCCGGCCGAACACCGTGCGCCCGAGAAGCAGGATCGCCGCGGCGGCAAAGGCGATCATGAACAGGATGACCGGGGTCACGCCGAGCACCTTGCCGGTCATCAGCCAGCGCAGCGCGGGCGGGGCAAAACCCGCCGGCGTGCCGCCGGACCAGATCAGCGCCGCGCCCTGCAGGATGCCGTTCATCGCCAGCGTCACCACGATCGGAGACAACCCGAGCGCCACCACGCCGAGCCCGTTTGCCAGCCCGATCAGCGCCGCCACGGCGAAAACCACCGGCAGTGCGACCAGAAGACCTGCGTCCTGGCCGCCGACCAGACCCGTCATCAGCACGCCCGACAGCGCGATGCACCACGGCAGCGACAGGTCGAGCCCGCCGGTCAGGATCACCGCGCCCTGGCCCAGCGCCAGGATGGCGAGGAAGCTTGAAAGCACCAGCAGCGAGTCCCAGTAGCGCCATCCGGTGAACACGCCTCCGAGAACCAGATGCGTCGCGACCAGCACCAGGACGAGGCAAAGCCAGGCGGGGAGCGCATGCCGCAGCGTCGCGCCGTGGCGTTGCATGAAGCTAAGCTTGAGCGCGGCACCTGCAGGCTCAGTGAAGGCGAGCCTGCGATCCGCCTTCGGCCGTTGCGACACCAGCCAGCCCTTGCGGCGGGCGGCGAGCGCGTCCTTCAGCTCGCGCAAGCGCTGCGACAGCGGGCTGTCCCTGCTCATTGAGCCGGCCAGAACCGCGATCAACAGCACGGCGCTTTCCGCGATCGTGGCGTAATAGGCCGAGACATTGAGCGACAGCAGAAGGTTCACCACGATCATCAGGATATAGGCCCCGAAAATCGTGCCGGGTATGCCGCCCTTGCCGCCGCCGAGCCGGGTGCCGCCGATGACGACGGCGGCAAAGGTCGGCAGCAGCAGCGCGTTGCCCGCCAGCGGATCGCCGCTGCCGGTCTGGGCGCTGACGAACACGCCGGCCAGACCGTAGAGCCCGCCTGCGAGCATGTAGGTGAAGAAGGTGAAGGCGCGGGTGTGAAGCCCCGTCGCACGGGCGGCCTCGGGATCGCTTCCCACCGCATAAAGCGTCACGCCGAAGGCGGTGCGCTTCAGCCAGAGCCACGCCAGAACCAGAACGCCGAGCAGGGTCAGCGGCGCGGGCAGCAGGCCGGGCAGGGTGTCGCCGAGATAGACCGAAGAGAGCGACGGCGCAACGAAGCCGCCCGGCGTTGCCATCACCAGAAGGGTCAGTCCCTGGACGATGAACATGACCGCCAGCGTCACCACAATCGGCTGGAGCCGCATCACCGCGACGAAAAACCCGTTCACCGCGCCGACGCCCATGCCGATCGCGATGCCGATGGCCGTCCAGAGCGGCACGGAGGCCTCCATGTTCGCCGGATCCATCGCGGTTGCCAGCACCGCGTTGACCAACGACACCACGGCGCCTGCCGAAAGGTCGAAGCCGCCGGAAAGGATCACCAGCGTCTGCCCGGCGGCGGCGATGGCGGTGGTGGCTCCGCCGCTTGCCAGAAAGGAAATGTCGAAATAGCTCAGCGGGTATGGGCTGAGAAAGCTGTTGAGCAGCATCAGCCCGGCAAACACCAGGGCGGCGACGATCACCGCCTGGGCCCTTTTGAGGCTGCGCAGGCCCGGCAGCCGGGCGGCGCGCGGGGCAAAGGAAATGGGCTGATCGGTCATGCCGGGTTCTCCCGCCTGTCGGAGGGCTTCGGACCGTGAAGCGGATCGCTGCCCCCGAGCGTCGCTTCCATAATGGCGTTCTCGGTCAGGGCGCCGCCTTCGAGCCAGCGGCTCACGCGGCCCTCGTAGAGCACCCCGACGCGGTCGCACAGATGCACCAGTTCGGGAATTTCGGTCGAATGCAGCAGCACCGAACCGCCTGCATCCGAATAGGCGCGCAGAAGCGCGTAGAGCTGTTCCTTGGTACCGACATCGATGCCGCGCGTCGGATCGAAAAGCAGCAGGATTCGGCTTTGCGCCACGAGCCATTTCGCCAGAACGATCTTCTGCTGGTTGCCGCCCGAAAACGCGCCGGCGGGCAGGTAATGCGCGCGTTCGTCGACCTCGACGGCGGCAAAGGCCCCGGCAGCGGCGCGCGCCTCTGCGGCGTCATCCAGCAGCGGACCGCGGCAAAACCGCGACAGCACGGGCAGGCTGACATTCTGCCGCCCCGGCAGCTTGAGGAACAGGCCCTGCGTCTTGCGTTCCTCGGGCACCAGGCCGATGGCGACTGAAGACTGCAGCGCATCGGCGGGCGAGCGCAGGTGCAGCGGCGCGCCGTCCAGTTCGATATGGCCCGCATGCAGGTGTTCCTGGCCGAACAGCGCCGAGAACAGCGCCTCCTGGCCCATGCCCTGCAGCCCGGCAATGCCGAGGATCTCGCCCCGGTGCAGCGCGATGTCGGCCTCCTTCAGCTTTGGCCCGGCCGACAGGGCGCGCGTCGCCAGCACCGGCGTTTCACCTTGCCTGTCGCGCGGCGGGCGCGGCGGCGGGAAGGCGTTCTCCACCGAGCGTCCGATGATCATCTCCACCACTTCGGCATCGGTGACGTCGGCCACCTTCGCCGAATGCACCGAGCGCCCGTTGCGCAGGATGGTCAGCGTGTCGCAGAAGGCGCGCACCTCGGGCATGCGGTGCGAGATGAACAGCACGGTGATCCCGCGCGCCGCCGCATCGGCGATGATCCGTCCGAGCCAGTCCACGTCGCCGCCGGAAAGGGCCGAGGTCGGCTCGTCCAGCAACAGGATGCGCGGCTTGCGATAGAGCGCGCGGGCAATCTCGATCTTCTGGCGCGATGCGAGCGTCAGTTCGCCGGCCAGAGCATCGAGGTCGACGGAAAGGTCGAGCGCGTCGAAATGGGCGGTTACGGCGCGACGGGTGCGCCCGCGGTTCAGCGTTGCAAGCGGCGTCCATGGCGCGCGCGGCAGCAGCATGTTGTCGAGCACCGTCAGGTCTGGCACGAGGGTCAGTTCCTGGAAGGCGGTCTGCACGCCCGCCGCATGGGCGTCCCGCGGCGAGCGCAACGCGACCTGCCGCCCGTCGATGCGAATGTCGCCGGCATCGGGCCGCACAAGGCCCGACAGCAGCTTCATCGTGGTCGATTTGCCCGCGCCGTTCTCTCCCAAAAGCGCGTGAACGCGTCCGGGAGCGACGGAAAACGCGACCTGGTCATTGGCCACAGTTGGTCCGTAGGCCTTGGTCAGGCCCGAGACCGCGACGGCGGGTGCGGATGACATGGCGTCCTCGAGAATTCTGTGGAAGGGTCCGGCGACGCCCGGCCGCCGGATCGGGACGCTGGATCAGCGCTCGGGCTGACCGACAAGGGCCGCGTTCAGCCCGAGTTGCGGCAGTTCTTCCGAGAAGATCGACGCGAACCAGCCCGGATTTGAGACCAGCCCCGGCTGGAAGACGTTGCAGCCAGCCTTCTGTTCATCCCAGCTCCCGGTTTCACACAGCTCAACCGTGTCGTTGGTGACCAGCGGCAGCGGCAGGGTGGTGTGCTGCGGGATTTCGGCCCCATCGAGCTTGTCGACCGCGAGCTTCAGCGCCAGTGCGCCGGAATAGGGCGGAGAGGCGTAGGAAATCCGCGCCGCGCCCATGGGCGCATAGGGGACTACGGCGCCTTCGACCGCGCTGTCGGCCGGCAGCATCTGGATGCGCCCGCCGTTCGAGCCTTCGCCGGCGCAGGGCAGCAGGTCTTCGGGCGCCTGGCCCGCCTCGAGCTGCATGGCGTTGGCGGTGTAGCAGCCGACCTGCATCCACAGCCCGTCGATCTCCGACCAGTCGCGGGTCGCCATCAGCTTGTTGAGCTCGGTCCGCGCCACCGCCTGGCTCCACATGCCGACCGCCTCGCCGACGATATTGATGCCCGCGTGTTCGGCAAAGACGGCCTTGGCCGCCGCGGTCCTGGCCGTGTCGACCGAGGTTCCGGGAACCCCCGTGACCATCACCACATCGCCCTCGCCGCCCATCGCCTCGACAAGCCATTCGGCCGTCTTGCGACCGGCTTCCGCCTGGTCGATGGTGACGTTATAGGCGCAGGGCTCGGTGATCTCGGCGTCATAGGCGA from Martelella sp. AD-3 encodes the following:
- a CDS encoding ABC transporter permease gives rise to the protein MLRFFLHRVAMAIPTVIIVSIAVFGLIRLIPGDPAALMLGDMADDRQIAELQTELGLDKPLPQQFLIWSENALSGDLGRSIVNDEPVLPLVAARFVISGEIVLIAVVLAAILAVPAGIIAAWRQNSVTDLALVGTATLLLSIPTFWLGLLLLLLFGLKLGWLPVLGYVSLRDNFTEGLIYIIMPVATLVMHEMGVLLRMARASTLEVLRLDYITHARAKGLSEMAVLWRHAFKNAFGPTWTMIGLILGNLLGGIAVIETVFSIPGLGRLMVDSIFQRDYPVIQGCLLFVALSYVVVNLIIDLFYPLFDPRVTAQ
- a CDS encoding LysR family transcriptional regulator, which encodes MNIKQLEVFRAVLSTGSTMSAARSTGLSQSGVSRLIQQLESDLDLTLFQRVKGRLVPTPEARTLEEEAKTVLLNLARFSQIADEIRTGASETEVVRIGLPSSMWENFAPAMLKDYRDGFPGVRVETFFETTMTIQRMIDQRVIDFGFLRHEGEIGPGIRLEIVAEGRSVAVMHRDHRLAARDVIRPEDLRGEPLIMLGRLRAHRVMLDRLLQNEAVRPDVRIETHSNSSACAYAAEGLGIALASSFYANLYRHLPVVQRVFEPKLTQRFGIASAEGVPMSLAAKGLMAALKRQIERSQVDD
- a CDS encoding RNA methyltransferase; protein product: MSKKDDQNGSPRDAHYAKLRRAHRDNKRARGDLPPAPARQGKRGPADPLPVSGDEVLLYGLHTVRAAIENPERKLISLKVTQNALARLTDGLALPESLPVEIVRPREIDDILGEDAIHQGVMLKTLVLPVRRLDALNDSPLLLVLDQVTDPHNVGAILRSAVAFSAGAVITTMRHSPAESGVLAKSASGALEHIPYIQITNLAKALDELHAMGFASIGLDSEGPAPLEETFAGGKVALVLGAEGKGLRQKTRETVTALARLDMPGVIKSLNVSNASAIALYAARQHLGKTPKS
- a CDS encoding mannosyl-3-phosphoglycerate phosphatase — translated: MKIVFTDLDGTLLDHETYSLEPARPALDALKGRGIPIILASSKTEAEMRPIAADIGIEDPMIVENGAGIVGLPDAKGGEAEAYRRLRAALEAMPPALRQKFRGFGDWSDEEVAEKTGMRLEAARLARKRQFSEPGLWSGSEEEREEFRALLAKSGFRAVQGGRFFTLMPETSKADAMRKVADFYRSKTGEAVFTIALGDAPNDAAMLEAADKGVIIANPAHAPLAETAREREGRIIRSDKAGPSGWNDMILQLLAQYSW
- a CDS encoding glycosyl transferase codes for the protein MADFHQNGVVATLHNLRERSLHRVERELTSFSATRPITLILPSLFSELEAEALDNIVNHLTEVPYISNIVIGLDQADEEQYRYALKYFSRLPQNHAVLWNDGPRMQAVHNRLGDAALAPQEPGKGRNVWYCIGYVLGARNSSVVALHDCDIVTYSREMLARLVYPVTNPAFPYVFSKGYYPRIADGSLNGRVTRLLVTPLLLSLEKTIGHQPYLDYLKAFRYPLAGEFAMRTHILPDIRIPWDWGLEIGVLSELWRNYSNAAICQVDIADAYDHKHQPLSPEDARKGLSRMSTDICKAVFRKLATDGVTFSQETLRTVKASYFRTALDLVEIYHNDARMNGLSTDRHKEEQAVELFATNLIEAGNSFLEEPDATPLMPRWNRVLSALPDILDEMQAAVAADMAEYG
- a CDS encoding SMP-30/gluconolactonase/LRE family protein, with the translated sequence MKIDILLDVKTTLGEGPVWDVESQRLYFIDSMDGRVFRCTAEGTELRAFDVPGKIGSMALRKDGSGAIVSLDKGFHLLDFESGDCRLLHDPEPGMDTTRLNDGKCDRRGRFFAGSMDMMEEGPKGALYRVDPDFSVTKVDDGIICSNGPCFAPDDRTFYFTDTWTGEVWAYDYDIGTGAVSNRRTFTKVDTSNGGAADGATVDAEGYYWLALVYDGRICRYAPDGTLDREIEMPVKKVTSVQFGGPNLDVLYVTSMAKPPLPRFPGDGVLRGSLFAITGLGVKGLPEPRFGG